One genomic segment of Mastomys coucha isolate ucsf_1 unplaced genomic scaffold, UCSF_Mcou_1 pScaffold22, whole genome shotgun sequence includes these proteins:
- the LOC116104680 gene encoding mucin-17-like, protein MAHFPQGTMRWRRPCVTPGTQDQTVSASVEVRVTVTSQDYSDELQDRNSEEFSNFNKTFTEQMAQIYAGIPGYEGVIIKSLSKGSIVVDYDVILKANYTPEYESTLDSIVKDLKTKIENATEHLVVNDNKTCSALLCFNSTATRVQESATITVSPEETCKKEAGKDFAQYVTLGLKNNKWYCITPCTSGYSTSKNCSYGKCQLQRSGPRCLCLSTDTHWYSGENCDRGIQKSLVYGLGGAGVAVLVVILVILLVFSIRFRREAQRQKSRVSEMYKWGEEEGRASPGAFHNVGFDHNEERENYIPLDSVYSNFQPSLSHINPERKIQIQRPQVVMTSL, encoded by the exons ATGGCCCACTTCCCGCAGGGGACCATGCGTTGGAGGAGACCCTGTGTCACTCCCGGCACCCAGG ATCAGACAGTCTCTGCGTCCGTGGAAGTGAGAGTGACAGTAACCAGTCAGGACTACAGTGACGAGCTACAGGACCGAAACTCTGAAGAATTCAGTAACTTCAATAAGACATTCACAGAGCAG ATGGCGCAGATTTATGCTGGTATCCCGGGGTATGAAGGGGTTATCATCAAAAGTCTGAG CAAAGGCAGTATCGTGGTGGATTATGATGTCATCCTGAAGGCCAACTATACCCCAGAATATGAAAGCACATTAGATAGCATCGTCAAAGACCTGAAGACAAAAATCGAGAATGCAACGGAACATCTAGTCGTAAATGACAATAAAACCTGTTCAG CTTTACTGTGTTTCAACTCAACTGCCACCCGGGTGCAAGAAAGTGCCACAATCACTGTCAGTCCTGAGG AGACATGCAAGAAGGAGGCTGGAAAGGACTTTGCACAGTATGTCACACTGGGATTGAAGAACAATAAGTGGTACTGCATCACGCCGTGCACATCAGGCTACAGCACCTCCAAGAACTGCAGCTACGGCAAGTGTCAGCTGCAGCGAAGTGGACCCCGGTGTCT ctgcCTGTCCACGGATACCCACTGGTACAGCGGGGAAAACTGCGACCGGGGCATCCAGAAAAGCCTGGTGTATGGGCTCGGGGGAGCCGGGGTGGCAGTGCTGGTGGTGATCCTCGTGATCCTCCTGGTGTTCTCCATCCGCTTcaggagagaggcacagag GCAAAAGTCCCGAGTGTCTGAGATGTACAAGTGGGgtgaagaggaaggcagagcatCTCCTGGAGCCTTCCACAACGTTGGCTTTGACCACAACGAAG aACGAGAAAACTACATCCCCTTGGACTCCGTGTACAGCAACTTCCAGCCTTCCCTAAGCCACATAAACCCTGAAAGAAAG aTCCAGATTCAGAGGCCCCAAGTAGTCATGACGTCCTTGTAA